A single Vibrio sp. YMD68 DNA region contains:
- the folD gene encoding bifunctional methylenetetrahydrofolate dehydrogenase/methenyltetrahydrofolate cyclohydrolase FolD codes for MTAQNIDGTLISQTVRSEVSARVKARVNAGLRAPGLAVVLVGEDPASQVYVGSKRRACEEVGFVSKSYDLPPTASESELLALVEQLNNDPEIDGILVQLPLPAGIDATHVLESIIPEKDVDGFHPYNVGRLAQRIPKLRSCTPKGIITLLDRYNIDLRGKHAVVVGASNIVGRPMTLELLLAGCTTTTCHRFTKDLKGHVRQADVVVVAVGKPNFVPGAWIKKGAIVVDVGINRLESGKLVGDVEYDAAKENASYITPVPGGVGPMTVASLIENTMIACEQFHTEK; via the coding sequence ATGACTGCTCAAAATATCGACGGAACACTTATCTCTCAAACCGTTCGCTCAGAAGTTTCAGCCCGTGTAAAAGCACGAGTGAATGCCGGTTTAAGGGCTCCAGGGCTTGCTGTAGTGCTCGTGGGTGAAGACCCTGCCTCTCAGGTTTATGTAGGCAGCAAACGACGCGCCTGTGAAGAAGTTGGGTTCGTATCTAAGTCTTACGACCTGCCACCGACGGCCTCTGAAAGTGAATTGCTTGCACTGGTTGAACAGCTAAACAATGATCCTGAAATTGATGGTATTCTGGTTCAACTGCCTCTTCCTGCGGGCATCGATGCGACCCATGTTCTTGAAAGCATCATTCCTGAAAAAGACGTCGATGGTTTCCACCCATACAACGTCGGTCGCTTGGCTCAGCGTATTCCTAAACTACGCTCATGCACACCAAAAGGTATTATCACGCTTCTCGATCGTTACAATATCGATCTTCGCGGTAAACATGCCGTTGTTGTTGGGGCATCAAATATTGTTGGCCGACCGATGACATTAGAGCTTTTGTTGGCAGGTTGTACGACAACAACTTGTCATCGTTTTACCAAAGATCTTAAAGGGCATGTACGACAAGCTGATGTCGTCGTCGTGGCGGTGGGTAAACCCAACTTTGTTCCTGGCGCTTGGATTAAGAAAGGCGCGATTGTGGTTGATGTCGGTATTAACCGCTTAGAGTCAGGCAAGCTTGTTGGCGATGTGGAATACGATGCAGCAAAAGAAAACGCTAGCTACATCACTCCAGTACCCGGTGGAGTCGGCCCTATGACCGTTGCCAGCCTTATTGAAAATACGATGATTGCTTGTGAGCAATTCCATACTGAAAAGTAA
- a CDS encoding LysR family transcriptional regulator, whose amino-acid sequence MDFDALKSFLAFGDTGSFTRAAKQINRTQSAFSAQMRKLEDELSVKLFEKEGRNLVLSEAGLALRGHAEQLVNMHNTALKQVKRYKNKHPLRLGCPEDYNDSILPKVIRLLQESEPTCSIQVFSQPSLTLREWLDEGKLDAAILTRSAESEEGYWLARDQGVWISHHDFSIDDTKPIPLALFQSDCNYHAAAVDGLIKRGTAYQLLACCNTASAQRAIVREGMGIGAMGKISVSNDLKILDDMPPLPSVDIVLVSAASIHPLLDNIALQKISKAFKNLM is encoded by the coding sequence ATGGACTTTGATGCGCTAAAGAGTTTTCTCGCCTTTGGCGACACTGGCAGCTTTACTCGAGCGGCCAAACAGATTAACCGTACTCAATCCGCTTTTAGCGCTCAAATGCGAAAACTGGAAGATGAGCTCAGTGTTAAGTTGTTCGAAAAAGAAGGGCGAAACCTCGTGTTGAGTGAAGCTGGGCTCGCCCTTAGAGGTCATGCAGAGCAGTTGGTTAACATGCATAATACCGCTCTTAAACAAGTGAAACGCTACAAAAACAAACACCCACTTCGCCTTGGGTGTCCTGAAGATTACAACGACAGTATTCTGCCAAAAGTGATTCGTTTACTTCAAGAGTCTGAACCGACTTGTTCCATACAAGTGTTCAGTCAACCCAGTTTAACGCTAAGAGAATGGCTTGATGAAGGAAAGCTAGATGCCGCGATTCTCACTCGGTCAGCCGAGAGCGAAGAAGGGTATTGGCTTGCACGAGATCAAGGGGTTTGGATTTCACATCACGACTTTTCTATCGACGACACCAAACCTATCCCGTTGGCGCTGTTTCAATCAGACTGCAATTACCACGCAGCGGCGGTCGACGGATTAATAAAACGCGGGACTGCCTATCAATTACTGGCGTGCTGCAATACGGCATCCGCTCAACGCGCTATTGTTAGGGAAGGAATGGGGATAGGAGCAATGGGCAAGATAAGCGTGTCCAATGACCTTAAGATCCTAGACGATATGCCTCCGTTGCCATCCGTGGATATTGTGTTGGTATCAGCCGCTTCTATTCATCCGCTACTTGATAACATCGCGCTACAAAAGATCAGCAAGGCGTTCAAGAATCTCATGTAG
- a CDS encoding ATP-binding cassette domain-containing protein: MYQLLNTSFEIDEKKILQPTTLNFQSGKVTTLLGHNGCGKSTLIKLLSRQNKPARGQVLLNGESVELLSSQQFALNVAYLPQHPPITDGVTVRELVCFGRYPWKGVFGRYSKADYQLVDDAIRKVGLEPFSGRYVATLSGGERQRAWVAMLLAQQSQCLLLDEPTSALDVAHQHELLALIRDLNQTLGLTVIMVLHDINMAAKFSDEIIALHSGQVIAQGTPNELMTPDVLQQIYGMELALFQHPQTGLPISYVP; encoded by the coding sequence ATGTATCAATTACTCAATACGTCGTTTGAAATCGATGAAAAAAAAATTCTTCAGCCGACAACCTTGAATTTCCAATCGGGAAAAGTCACCACCCTATTGGGGCACAATGGATGTGGTAAATCGACGCTGATCAAGCTACTCAGTCGCCAAAACAAACCTGCCCGCGGTCAAGTACTGCTGAATGGTGAAAGTGTCGAACTTTTATCGAGCCAGCAGTTTGCATTGAATGTGGCGTACCTTCCTCAGCATCCACCCATCACCGATGGTGTGACGGTAAGAGAACTCGTTTGTTTCGGACGTTACCCCTGGAAGGGCGTATTTGGTCGCTACAGCAAAGCCGATTATCAGTTGGTGGATGATGCAATTAGAAAAGTGGGTCTAGAACCTTTTTCCGGCCGTTATGTGGCAACATTATCAGGTGGTGAAAGGCAAAGAGCTTGGGTGGCGATGCTGTTAGCACAACAAAGTCAGTGCTTGTTACTTGATGAGCCGACGTCGGCACTGGATGTGGCTCATCAACATGAATTGTTAGCATTAATTCGAGATTTAAACCAAACACTAGGGCTAACCGTGATCATGGTGTTGCACGATATCAACATGGCGGCCAAGTTTAGCGATGAGATTATTGCATTGCATTCTGGTCAGGTTATTGCACAGGGAACCCCCAACGAGTTAATGACCCCTGACGTATTACAGCAGA
- a CDS encoding MFS transporter codes for MIKPVIIENKNIQLTFIGLIASLMGIGQNGLLVSLPFLIEQSAFSLPVWSIVIAIGSFLFLPAAPFWGRFSDRNGPKTVVIQALVGMSVSFFLLWLFTVLSRHQPSLAIYCLVGLIAARVVYGCTVAGMVPASQHWAIILCGSENRLKAITSVSIGLSTGRLAGPLLSILLLKVNVYAPLLIMIVFPLIALMCSLLLPKPKPESQVLPTKHPALASNEAICSRWQPLFSLWPFLLSGLLLCAVIALLQYSFSPLIGSVTKWTTDKISDSIGVLLTISAAVTLLTQVLVIKKKKLDLMKMFKLGAVCLTFGFVLFLGSSIWAFPIGMAISSFGAALLVPAYTSMATQTNQSAPGVTAGYISMSHTLGYGLASLLAVTSTLSPSYPIAICVFLSFSIVIISRLKKTTQTDTN; via the coding sequence ATGATAAAACCTGTGATAATAGAAAATAAAAACATACAGTTAACCTTCATTGGATTAATCGCATCTTTGATGGGAATTGGTCAGAATGGTCTGCTCGTCTCTTTACCATTTCTTATTGAGCAATCCGCATTTTCTTTACCGGTTTGGTCTATCGTCATTGCCATTGGAAGTTTTCTGTTTCTCCCCGCCGCGCCTTTTTGGGGACGTTTTAGTGACAGAAATGGGCCGAAGACAGTGGTCATTCAAGCTTTAGTTGGCATGAGCGTGAGCTTTTTTCTTCTGTGGTTATTTACCGTCTTGAGTCGTCACCAGCCTTCGCTAGCGATCTACTGTTTGGTCGGGTTAATTGCCGCTCGCGTTGTCTATGGTTGCACGGTCGCGGGGATGGTTCCTGCCAGTCAGCATTGGGCCATTATCTTATGCGGATCAGAAAATCGATTAAAAGCCATTACTTCCGTGAGTATTGGGTTAAGTACTGGCCGATTAGCTGGGCCACTTCTGTCCATTCTTTTACTCAAAGTAAATGTGTACGCACCACTGTTGATTATGATTGTGTTTCCGTTGATTGCTTTGATGTGCTCTCTTTTACTGCCTAAACCCAAGCCAGAATCACAGGTACTCCCCACAAAACACCCCGCGCTCGCATCTAACGAGGCAATCTGCTCACGTTGGCAGCCCTTGTTCTCCCTCTGGCCGTTTCTGCTTTCTGGCCTGTTGCTTTGCGCGGTCATTGCACTTCTACAATACAGTTTCTCACCACTCATTGGTTCCGTGACAAAATGGACTACCGACAAAATCAGTGACTCGATTGGTGTGTTGCTGACCATTAGCGCAGCCGTTACGTTACTGACTCAGGTATTGGTGATTAAGAAGAAAAAACTCGATCTAATGAAGATGTTCAAACTCGGTGCTGTGTGTCTCACCTTCGGATTTGTATTGTTTTTAGGCAGCAGTATTTGGGCGTTCCCTATCGGTATGGCGATCAGTTCATTCGGCGCAGCGTTACTTGTTCCTGCCTATACGTCAATGGCAACTCAAACGAATCAAAGCGCCCCCGGTGTGACGGCTGGCTATATCTCTATGTCGCATACATTAGGGTATGGATTGGCGTCTTTGTTGGCAGTGACCTCCACACTGTCACCCAGCTACCCCATCGCCATTTGCGTGTTTCTGTCTTTCTCTATCGTGATCATTTCTCGGTTGAAAAAAACGACTCAAACCGACACGAACTAG
- a CDS encoding lytic murein transglycosylase, which translates to MKKILSVILGLGLSCSAIANELSFEQYVEKLKEEAIEQGISPDMVTRAFEKVAFKPRAVTADRNQPEKKLTLDEYIPRAVPDWKVKQAKDLYNKHYAELKRIGDEYGVQPQYIVALWGVESNFGKFTGNYSVIDALTTLAYEGRREAFFRKEAMAALTILDEGHITPEAMKGSWAGAMGQCQFMPSSFLAFAADGNGDGKKDIWNTKADVFASTANYLSQSGWDDSYTWGRQVQVPESVDIELQGRSADKGKYIQQWSELGITRYDGSPLPKLDTDIKAWLIMPDDYKGRTYLVYNNYNVLMKWNRSYYFALAVSHLADRIKY; encoded by the coding sequence TTGAAAAAAATTCTATCAGTAATACTAGGTTTAGGTTTGTCATGCTCGGCAATAGCCAATGAATTGAGTTTTGAACAATACGTTGAGAAGTTAAAGGAAGAAGCGATAGAGCAGGGCATTTCGCCTGACATGGTCACTCGCGCTTTTGAAAAGGTTGCTTTCAAGCCTCGAGCAGTAACGGCTGATAGAAACCAACCAGAGAAAAAACTCACGCTGGACGAATACATCCCAAGAGCGGTTCCTGATTGGAAAGTGAAACAGGCGAAAGACTTATACAACAAACACTATGCCGAGCTTAAGCGTATTGGAGATGAGTATGGTGTGCAGCCACAGTACATTGTTGCTTTGTGGGGTGTTGAGAGTAACTTCGGTAAATTTACCGGTAATTACAGTGTCATTGATGCATTAACCACACTGGCGTACGAAGGGCGCAGAGAAGCGTTCTTTCGTAAAGAAGCAATGGCGGCATTAACCATTTTAGATGAAGGCCACATAACCCCTGAAGCGATGAAAGGCTCGTGGGCGGGAGCGATGGGTCAGTGCCAGTTTATGCCAAGTTCGTTCTTGGCTTTTGCTGCAGACGGTAATGGTGATGGAAAGAAAGACATCTGGAATACAAAGGCTGATGTGTTCGCATCAACAGCTAATTACTTAAGCCAATCTGGTTGGGATGACAGCTACACCTGGGGGCGTCAAGTTCAGGTTCCAGAATCGGTGGATATCGAGTTGCAAGGCCGATCTGCCGATAAAGGCAAGTATATTCAGCAATGGAGTGAGCTAGGAATCACTCGATATGACGGCAGCCCATTACCCAAGCTCGATACCGATATTAAAGCATGGTTAATTATGCCTGATGACTATAAAGGCCGTACTTATCTGGTCTACAACAATTATAACGTTCTTATGAAGTGGAACCGATCTTACTACTTTGCGCTCGCAGTGAGCCACTTAGCAGACCGTATTAAGTATTAA
- a CDS encoding siderophore ferric iron reductase, whose protein sequence is MHQDLTMNQLFEFSKQITPYLAGKLESLPNNPQQYGIIHFDHNSSLLIQDLYENIAKNTPEAGNAYWLTRTWDLLCWQPLYLAFVSVYACQALPDLKRIAQFAQNDFVAGYQFETSDHIHGDQSTLIALAGQDLQTLFEHYRHEMSEWTRIRPGFTHHLLADGILRCIIKLHKYSPELTNHYLLEQAKLWLAACRLPEQLTQSLSVDPATNELKFVRTSCCLVYKCAGRKLCSDCPRAIENKRVPNGKTVSNRKKSTL, encoded by the coding sequence ATGCATCAAGATTTAACCATGAATCAATTGTTTGAATTTTCTAAGCAGATAACGCCTTACCTTGCTGGAAAATTAGAATCGCTACCCAATAACCCACAACAATACGGCATTATTCATTTTGATCACAACAGCAGTCTGCTTATTCAAGATCTCTATGAAAACATCGCAAAAAATACGCCTGAAGCGGGTAATGCGTACTGGTTAACGCGAACATGGGATTTGCTGTGTTGGCAGCCACTGTATCTTGCGTTTGTCTCTGTTTATGCTTGTCAGGCACTGCCAGATCTTAAGCGTATCGCTCAGTTTGCTCAAAATGATTTTGTTGCTGGTTACCAATTTGAAACGTCTGATCACATTCATGGCGACCAAAGTACATTGATAGCGTTAGCAGGCCAAGATTTACAAACGTTGTTTGAGCATTACCGACATGAAATGAGTGAATGGACGAGAATTCGACCGGGATTTACCCATCATCTGTTAGCCGATGGAATACTACGCTGCATTATAAAGCTGCATAAGTACTCCCCTGAACTGACGAATCATTACCTGCTTGAACAAGCGAAATTATGGCTAGCTGCATGTCGCCTTCCTGAACAATTGACTCAATCTTTAAGCGTTGACCCTGCCACCAATGAATTGAAGTTTGTTCGAACCAGCTGTTGTTTGGTCTACAAATGTGCAGGGCGGAAACTGTGTTCCGACTGCCCGAGAGCGATTGAAAATAAGAGAGTTCCTAACGGTAAGACAGTCTCTAACAGAAAAAAGTCTACGCTCTAG
- a CDS encoding glutathione S-transferase family protein, whose amino-acid sequence MKLIIGNQNYSSWSLRAWLIFAQYDVDIEVSKLKLYTEEFYQKLSGVTPAGKVPVLIDNGVSIWDSLAILEYVNETFLEGKAWPEDRYLRAQARAVSAEMHSGFMSLRSELPMNCRANKKVELSREALNEIARVDQLWSAQMAQNPSGWLFGEWSIADAMFAPLALRFQSYGVELSTEAKQYQIKVLNSSAVKRWLDEANEETEVLKAAER is encoded by the coding sequence ATGAAACTCATTATCGGTAACCAAAATTATTCAAGCTGGTCATTACGTGCATGGCTTATATTTGCTCAATACGATGTGGATATTGAAGTCTCGAAACTAAAACTTTACACCGAAGAGTTCTATCAAAAGCTTAGTGGTGTCACTCCTGCAGGTAAAGTCCCTGTGCTGATAGATAATGGGGTGTCCATTTGGGATTCTCTTGCTATTTTGGAATACGTGAATGAAACTTTTCTCGAAGGGAAAGCGTGGCCTGAAGATAGATATTTGAGAGCTCAAGCCCGCGCCGTTTCTGCTGAAATGCACTCGGGATTCATGAGTTTACGTAGTGAGCTACCGATGAATTGCCGAGCCAATAAAAAAGTGGAACTGAGCCGTGAGGCGTTAAATGAAATAGCTCGGGTCGATCAGCTATGGTCGGCACAAATGGCGCAAAACCCTAGTGGGTGGCTGTTCGGTGAGTGGTCCATTGCCGATGCGATGTTTGCTCCTCTCGCCCTCCGTTTTCAGTCGTATGGTGTTGAGTTATCTACTGAGGCTAAACAATACCAAATTAAAGTACTAAACAGCTCTGCAGTGAAACGTTGGCTTGATGAAGCCAATGAAGAAACTGAGGTGTTAAAAGCAGCAGAACGATAA